The window tatatatatatatctccataAGAGTGTTCACATTCATACCAGAAGTATAAGGATAGCACGTTTGAAACTTAACTATATACCTAAAGATAAGAGTATACTCCCTCTGCATATGCTCATACGTACTACCAGGGGTACCGTTACAATAATTCAAAATCAGTTTTACTTTCGAAAAGAACATGCCAACCGAAATATATGATGATCGAAGTTGATTTCGTCCGTTATCAATTTCTGTCCGACTTGAGATAAAGCTGGACGACAAATCGATCTCGTATTTGAAGGCCCCATTGTTTGGATTATGCTTATTCCtataagccaaattttaaattttagaacttaattttgaatttgactttttggtattttttatcgtactttattttacaacatttaCTTTTGAGttgctaagaacatgtatataaaagattTGCGCACAAATAGTCTTTTATTTGGTAATAATTGATTTGGATAAGCACATTAATAAACGAAATAATGTGATGCAGCAACgggggttcccgatctttcgatgagaggaggataaacttcgatttggggaaggatacgacgttggcggtccgactacaactaccacaggggtgctgcgccttagcaaccgatacaccgactccacgttgttgctgttcttgccgtgccaagaacaaccttgaacctgcaaacaatcgaagaacaagcaagaacaagttgacaaggaaacagctcacggcacttgtcaaatgatgaaacttaaacaaaccaaaatggggttctgaatacaagtatccgggtggtctagccgacacacgcgagtacaaggaagtagctgcagctaaacttacatcaaaacaaaacccaaagtgcaaaatggtggctgctaggagtttatataggtggaggaatgaccaggagaggaggtgggagcaaaccctaggttttgtggacccctaatgggctgtaatgatacaaggcccaagcccaagtttcTGATGTAAAGAACTATTTTCGTCATTCTGAGCAGCCTGGGTCAAAGTTGATGGTGAGGCCACACATAGCAGAAAGTAGACGACGagatctttccaacaagtactcatttgccccgtttgccctccggagtgaagagcattgacttcatcaaatcagcgctgctagtgctgcttgcgatttggttcctctcccatattcctaacaacaagtagatcacaacaaccatttagtagcacccaattctgagaagaacttgtatgattagctaggaatgactttacctgataattaagttcacgagctcgagctctagtcattggtccttgctgtgcaataggcatggttgtatcgttggaagggatgtcctcatcatcctccccttcttgcatttgagtcgtcctcgactctaactcatcttcttcttccaaaTATGGCTTTAAATCTGCAATGTTAAACGTGGAGCTAACCCCAAAATCGGCAGGTAGCTCAAGTTTGTATgcattgtcattaatcttttgtAGCACTTTGAAAGGACCATCAGCTCTAGGTAGCAACTTAGATTTTCTCAAATTAGGGAACCTATCCTTTCtcaaatgcaaccaaaccaaatcacCAGGTTCAAAAGCAACatgtttctttcctttgctCCCAGCAAGTTTATACTTAATATTCATGCGCTCTATGTTCTCCTTAGTGGTCTCATGCAGTTTTAACATCAATTCAGCGTGATATTTTGCATCAAAGTTCACTCTCTCTGAAGTTGGGAGGGGCAAAAGATCAATTGGAGCACGGGGTAGAAGGCCATAAACAATCTCAAAAGGGCACTTCTTAGTAGTAGAATGTTGTGAACGATTATAAGCAAACTCAACATGAGGCAAACATTCTTCCCAcattttaatattctttttcaAAACAGCCCTAAGCATTGTAGATAATGTTCTATTCACCACCTCAGTTTATCCATCAGTTTGGGGGTGACATGTAGTAGAAAATAAAAGTTTAATCCCCAACTTAGCCCACAAGGTTCTCCAAAAATGACTAAGGAATTTTGTATCGCGATCAGAAACTATGGTGTTTGGCActccatgcaagcgaacaatctCACGAAAGAACAAATCAGCAACATGTGTAGCATCATCACTCTTATGACAAGGTATGAAATGCGCCATCTTAGAAAATCTATCTACAACAACAAAGATATTGTCCCTCCCCTTCTTTGTTCTAGGCAGCCCTAAAACAAAGTCCATAGAAATATCCTCCCAAGGCACACTAGGAACAGGCAaaggcatatacaaaccatgaGGGTTAAGGCGTGACTTAGCTTTTTGGCATGTTGTGCAGCGAGCAACGAACCTCTCCACGTCTCTCCTCATCTTAGGCCAAAAAAAATGATCAGCAAGAATATCCTCCGTCTTCTTCACACCAAAGTGTCCCATCAGCCCTCCACCATGCGCTTCCTGCAATAATAGCATACGCacggagctagctggaatgcaTAACTTATTAGCTCTAAACACAAACCCATTGGTGAGAACGAATTTGTTCCAAGTCCTTCCCTCCTTGCAATTCAACAACACATCTTTAAAATCATCATCGTGCGCATATTGCTCTTTTATTGTTTCTAAGCCAAAAATTTTGAAGTCAAGTTGGGATAGCATTGCGTAACGTCTAGACAAAGCATCAGCAATgacattttcttttcccttcttatgtttgatgacatatggaaaagattcaataaattcaacccatttagcatgCCTACGGTTAAGTTTTGCTTGACTTCGAATGTGTTTCAAAGATTCATGATCAGAGTGTATAACAAATTCTTTGGGCCATAaataatgctgccatgtttccAATGTTCGCACTAGAGCAAacaattccttatcataagtAGAATAATTCAAACTAGGCCCACTCAATTTCTCGCTGAAATATGCTACAGGTTTGCCTTCTTGTAACAACACAccacccaatccaatccaactagcatcacattcaagCTCAAAAGTTTTGTTGAAATCAGGAAGTTGGAGTAAAGGAGCGTGTGTTAACTTATCTTTCAAAGTGTCGAATGCATTCCTTTGTGCTGCAGCCCAAGTGAATGTGACATTTCTCTTGGTAAGCTCATGTAATGGGGCTGCAATGGTGCTAAAATCCTTCACAAAGCGGCGGTAGAACCCAGCAAGTCCTAGAAAGCTTCTCACTTGTGTGATCGTTGTTGGAACCGGCCAGCTATGTATGGCTTCAACCTTGGCTTGATCTACTTCAATTCCCTGCGGAGTCACAACATAGCCAAGAAAAGAGACTCGATCTGTGCAAAATGTGCACTTCTCAAGGTTACCAAATAAACGTGCATCTCGTAGAGCATCAAAAACAGCACGCAAATGACCATGATGATCCTCTATTGATCTGCTATATATGAGAATGTCatcaaaatataccaccacaaaTCTGCCAATGAAAGCACGTAAAACTTCATTCATTAATCTCATGAAAGTACTGGGTGCATTAGTGAGACCAAAGGGCATGACTAACCACTCATATAGTCCGAATTTAGTTTTAAAAGCTGTTTTTCATTCATCTCCTAACTTCATGCgaatctggtggtaaccacTACGCAAATCAATTTTAGAGAACACAAGTGAACcactcaattcatcaagcatatcatcTAGCCTAGGGATAGGATGACGATATCTGATTGTGATGTTGTTAATTGCTCTACAAtccacacacatgcgccatgagCCATCTTTCTTAGGAACTAAAAGCACGGGGACAGAACAAGGACTAAGAGACTCACGTACATACCCCTTGTCGAGTAACTCTTGCACTTGACGCTGAATCTCCTTTGTTTCCTCCGGGTTGGTCCTGTATGGCGCACGGTTTGGCAGAGAGGCCCCAGGAATGAGGTCAATTTGGTGCTCAATCCCTCGAATTGGTGGCAGCCCCGATGGAACCTCCTTTGGGAAAATATCAGCATactcctgcaaaaggttagtgaccGGAGGAGGCAAAGAAATAGGAGTATCCTCAATTGGAAATAAGGTTTCTTTGCAAACCAAAGCATAGCAAACAACAGTGTCAGTGTCAACTTCATCCAAATCTGATTTTGTTGCAATGAAACAAGATCCCTTCAGCTTAatctcatttttattattttgaacaGAGTTGGTGGGTTTCTTCTTATGCTTCTCAAGTTCATTAGCCGCAATAAGATGCTCACTCCTAGTACGCTCctgatttttttgtttgctaGCTCTAGCAAGTTCATCCTTTAAAATAACTTCAGGAGATATAGGATGTAACACAAGTTTTTTTCCATTATGCACAAAGGAGTATTGATTGGATTTGCCAAAGTGTAAAGAATCTTTATCAAACTGCCATGGCCTACCTAATAACATAGAACATGCTTGCATAGGCACAACATCACAGTTGATTGAATCATGATAAGAACCAATGGCAAAATGTACTCTTACCAATCGTGTTACCTTTACCTTGCCGCTGCTATTAAGCCATTGAATATAGTAGGGCTGTGGATGTGGCTGTGTGCTCAATGCAAGTTTCTCCACCATTTCAGCACTAGCCAAATTATTGCAGCTTCCTCCATCTATGATCACGCGGCAAGAGCGTTCCTTGATCACACACTTGGTTTGAAACAAGGTGTGGCGCTGATTCTGTTCAGCCCTTTCCATTTGTGCGCTTAGCACTCGCTGCACCACGAGGCTCTCATAGTGCTCTGCAGCTTCAGCCCCAATGTGTTCCTCATCTTGGTGGGGCGCGTCACCTTCCCCTGCATTGTTAGTTGCAAGCAAAGCATAGGTTTCTTCATCTAAATCACTAGCAGAGGAGTACCCACCATCAGCTCTCACAATCATTACACGAGTGCTTGGGCAGTCCTTGCGCACGTGACCATAGCCCTTGCAGCGTAGGCACTGAATATCTCTTGTCCTTCCTGATGAAGCTACTGATGATGAGCTCTTGGAAGGTGTAGCAGCAACCCCTCTTGTTGGTTCACTCGGGCATGGTGTAGAGTTTGTTGTAGAGGGACGCAGCTTGTTGCTTGAGGACGATGGTGCTGCTGCTCGAGTTGACGGTGCAGCAGCGTTAGAAGATGTCCAAGAGCTAGCACGACCTGCAGAAATGTTAGTCCTGAAGCTAGCTCTTCGTCCCTGTACTTCCCTTTCAGctttacaagcaagatgaaacaaACGATTAATTGAATTATATTCTTTGTAGGCTAGAATGTCCTGAATTTCTCGGTTCAGCCCACCCATGAATCTAGCCATACCAGCATCAtcattttctaccaatccacaACGAAGCATTCCTGTTTGCAAAGCTTGATAATACTCCTCTACAGATTTGTTTCTCTGTTTAAGTTGTTGCAATTTGTGCAGCAAATCACGTGCATGATATGAAGGAACAAATCTAGCTCGCATGACTCTTTTCATTGCAACCCAGGTTTGGGGAGTGTTATTTGGATTGGAACGAACAAATTCACTCCACCAAATGGATGCAAAATCAGTGAACTCACTAGTAGCAGCCCTAACACGTTTATTCTCAGGAAAATCATGGCAAGTAAATTTCTGATCAATGGCTAACTCCCAAGTAAGATATGCATCAGGgtcatattttccatcaaagCAAGGAATGGTAAACTTGATCTTGCCTAAAGAATCATCATTATCACGTACCTCCCGCTGTGGTGGAGCGCCCATGCCATGGCGCTGCCGGCGCTGTTGTCTTTGTGGACGACCAAGTACCTCCTCATCATGCTCAGTGTCAGCAGCGTACTCCAGTTCTTCCCTTGCTGCGATGCTGCTATTAGCATCATGGCCATTGTGGTTGCGCCTAGCCGATCCATCATGACCATCTTGGCCCATTCTCTCCAACGTATTCAAGATACCTGCAAGAGAAGTGTTCACAGCCACAAGGGACCTCTCCAATGAGGAAAGCTTGGAGTTGGTGTCAATTTGAGCAGCCTCCAATTGACCAAGGCGATCATTGGCGACCCTAACATCCTCATCAAGGCCTTCAGCATGCTCCCTCACTTGGCGCTCAAAATGTTGTATGATGCCCCTCGTACGTGGTGAATGTTGAGGGTGCTCCCCTGATCCTCCTGTCATGGTTAATGGGAAGAAACAATTCACAAGAAATATGTCCTATCAACTATTGGAGCTAGGTGTTGTCCATCTCCACTTCTACCAAACTTGTGCAAACGAGTTCTTACATGTTCTTACTTTGTTATGTAAAAGGCGTTGGCAAAcagcaagaacagcaacaacggTTAGTAGTACCGGAGCCGACAACAAGCACGATCCTGTGATATAGTAGATAAAAATTTGTGGAGCTATAGGTGGCTGCAAGTAATATCAAGGTACAGCTAGAACCACATTAATCAAAGCAAGTTGAATAATCATTCAACGATGGTATTGTGCTGGTCCTAGGCAAAACCCtttagagacgcgagcctagtcACAAGCGTAGCCACTCAAAATAGCACGAAAATAACACAAACaaaacagcaacaacaacaacttcctctcttcccttcctttttttttccttctcttcacttctgattttttttctttcttttttttgttttctttcttttttttttgtacagcAAGCTCAAAGCTTCAGCCAACAAGTCAAAACAAGAAGTAATGATGGGTTGGTTGGCTAGTTACATGATTCAGCCAACAAGTCAAAAGTGAGAGCACTTAAATGCTTTCTTGGGAAGGGCTGATTCACTTCAAAAAGTTGCAAAAGGGTTGGCTGTTGGTGGAGGCAGCAATAAATGCATTTGGGGGTGGCTGATGTGGTGATGAGGGTGCTGCTGGTTGTGGTGGACGAAATTTGGTGGGGTTGGAGGTGGATTTCGTGGTGAatatggtggtgatggtggcagcGGGATGAAGATAAATGAAGTGATGGTGGAAGTGTTTGCGGTGACGAATTCATGagcagaactcgaaactctaaaggACTAAACTACTAGAACCAGCAACTCAACCAATCGATGCAATCGAAAACTCAGCAAGCAAAGACTAAGTAGAACAGCAAAGGCTcaacatgttttggtgatttcggGTCTGACCTATTTTAGTGGTTTTTCTTTTGGGCTGTAGGTAAAAACAAAGAAGTGATAAAATCTCTCACCGAGCAACttgagctctgataccacttgatgcagcaacgggggttcccgatctttcgatgagaggaggataaacttcgatttggggaaggatacgacgttggcggtccgactac of the Oryza sativa Japonica Group chromosome 2, ASM3414082v1 genome contains:
- the LOC107279918 gene encoding uncharacterized protein, encoding MTGGSGEHPQHSPRTRGIIQHFERQVREHAEGLDEDVRVANDRLGQLEAAQIDTNSKLSSLERSLVAVNTSLAGILNTLERMGQDGHDGSARRNHNGHDANSSIAAREELEYAADTEHDEEVLGRPQRQQRRQRHGMGAPPQREVRDNDDSLGKIKFTIPCFDGKYDPDAYLTWELAIDQKFTCHDFPENKRVRAATSEFTDFASIWWSEFVRSNPNNTPQTWVAMKRVMRARFVPSYHARDLLHKLQQLKQRNKSVEEYYQALQTGMLRCGLVENDDAGMARFMGGLNREIQDILAYKEYNSINRLFHLACKAEREVQGRRASFRTNISAGRASSWTSSNAAAPSTRAAAPSSSSNKLRPSTTNSTPCPSEPTRGVAATPSKSSSSVASSGRTRDIQCLRCKGYGHVRKDCPSTRVMIVRADGGYSSASDLDEETYALLATNNAGEGDAPHQDEEHIGAEAAEHYESLVVQRVLSAQMERAEQNQRHTLFQTKCVIKERSCRVIIDGGSCNNLASAEMVEKLALSTQPHPQPYYIQWLNSSGKVKVTRLVRVHFAIGSYHDSINCDVVPMQACSMLLGRPWQFDKDSLHFGKSNQYSFVHNGKKLVLHPISPEVILKDELARASKQKNQERTRSEHLIAANELEKHKKKPTNSVQNNKNEIKLKGSCFIATKSDLDEVDTDTVVCYALVCKETLFPIEDTPISLPPPVTNLLQEYADIFPKEVPSGLPPIRGIEHQIDLIPGASLPNRAPYRTNPEETKEIQRQVQELLDKGELK